One window from the genome of Marinobacter sp. LV10R510-11A encodes:
- a CDS encoding HesB/IscA family protein, translating into MTAEVFTPILGVTMTPNAVKHVRKQLDKASDAKGIRLAIRKSGCSGFKYETQWVDEALADDRVFHIDGVDVFVKEEHLSMVNGIEIDFVTEGVNSMFLFRNPNATAECGCGESFTVT; encoded by the coding sequence ATGACAGCCGAAGTCTTCACACCGATCCTCGGCGTCACCATGACGCCAAACGCCGTCAAGCACGTGCGCAAGCAACTCGACAAAGCATCGGATGCCAAAGGCATTCGGTTAGCAATTAGAAAAAGCGGATGCTCCGGCTTCAAATACGAAACCCAATGGGTTGATGAAGCCCTAGCAGACGACAGAGTGTTTCACATTGATGGCGTTGACGTGTTTGTGAAAGAGGAACACCTATCCATGGTGAACGGCATAGAGATCGACTTCGTTACCGAAGGCGTCAACTCCATGTTCCTGTTCCGCAATCCCAACGCTACCGCCGAGTGCGGGTGCGGCGAGAGCTTTACCGTAACCTAA
- the sufC gene encoding Fe-S cluster assembly ATPase SufC — MLSIKDLHASVEGKEILKGINLEIKAGEVHAIMGPNGSGKSTLAQVLAGNDAFEVTSGDVTLNGENLLEKETEARARDGVFLAFQYPVEIPGVSNLQFMRTAVNSMRHHRGEPEMNAAEFMKLAREVSKQVDLDPAFLKRGVNEGFSGGEKKRNEIMQALMLQPKLAILDETDSGLDIDALKVVADGVNALRAEDRGILMITHYQRLLDHIVPDYVHVLAGGQIVKSGGPELALELEERGYGWLGINDEATAASSAN; from the coding sequence ATGCTGAGCATCAAAGACCTGCACGCATCCGTTGAGGGAAAAGAGATCCTCAAGGGCATCAACCTGGAGATCAAGGCTGGGGAAGTACATGCCATTATGGGCCCGAACGGCTCGGGTAAAAGTACGCTCGCCCAGGTGCTCGCAGGTAACGACGCATTTGAAGTTACCTCAGGTGACGTCACGTTGAACGGTGAAAACCTGCTTGAAAAAGAAACCGAAGCGCGGGCGCGCGACGGTGTATTTCTGGCATTTCAGTACCCGGTAGAGATTCCGGGCGTTAGTAACCTGCAGTTCATGCGTACCGCGGTGAACTCCATGCGCCATCATAGAGGCGAGCCGGAAATGAACGCGGCTGAGTTTATGAAGCTGGCCCGTGAAGTATCAAAGCAGGTGGATCTGGACCCTGCGTTCCTCAAGCGCGGCGTAAACGAAGGTTTCTCCGGCGGCGAGAAAAAGCGCAATGAAATCATGCAGGCATTGATGCTGCAACCGAAGCTGGCCATTCTGGACGAAACCGACTCCGGGCTGGACATCGACGCTTTGAAGGTAGTTGCAGATGGCGTTAACGCCCTGCGTGCCGAAGACCGTGGCATCCTGATGATAACTCACTACCAGCGCCTGCTCGATCACATTGTGCCGGATTACGTGCACGTTCTGGCCGGTGGTCAGATTGTGAAATCCGGCGGCCCCGAGCTGGCCCTGGAGCTGGAAGAGCGCGGTTATGGCTGGCTTGGCATTAATGATGAAGCAACTGCAGCCAGCTCAGCCAACTAA
- a CDS encoding helix-turn-helix transcriptional regulator: MEIEPLGPEAVRVSLSNKVSSLISIQLARGKVGVEVVASQLHMSRYTLHKKLKREGLTFARLLEDVRRKQALTYMQDKTKPLVEIAEQLGFSELSAFSRAFKRWMGTSPAEYRSVRLS; encoded by the coding sequence ATGGAAATAGAGCCTCTGGGCCCAGAGGCGGTGCGGGTTTCATTGAGTAACAAGGTGAGTTCACTGATCAGCATTCAGCTTGCCCGTGGCAAGGTGGGCGTTGAAGTGGTGGCGTCACAGTTACACATGAGCCGGTACACGCTTCACAAGAAACTAAAACGGGAGGGGTTAACCTTTGCCCGTCTGCTAGAAGATGTGCGCCGTAAGCAGGCGCTGACTTACATGCAGGATAAAACCAAGCCGTTGGTAGAAATAGCCGAACAGCTTGGGTTTTCAGAGCTAAGCGCATTTAGCCGGGCATTTAAGCGCTGGATGGGGACATCCCCGGCTGAATATCGCTCTGTTCGGCTTTCCTGA
- the yegQ gene encoding tRNA 5-hydroxyuridine modification protein YegQ, producing MNIPELLAPAGTPEHLETAFAYGADAVYAGQPRYSLRVRNNSFKDTATLGAGIERAHALGKQFYLVSNIAPHNDKVRSYLRDLEPVLEYKPDALIMSDPGLIMLVREKWPDQPIHLSVQANAVNWATVEFWRRQGISRVILSRELALGEIRDIRERVPQMELEVFVHGALCMAYSGRCLLSGYMNHRDANQGACTNACRWNYKEVQHTHDHTGDLIATSAQSGVQSYEPKEILLEEPNRPGSYIPAYEDEHGTYIMNSRDLRAVQHVAELAAMGVHSLKIEGRTKSTYYVARTTQIYRRAIDQAAQGKAFDMGLMNELEALSNRGYTEGFLRRHMPQEYQTYERGSSYLGTQQVVGTITHDDGQWLTIDVKNKFAPGDQLELITPSGNLLFSIPVIENRSGVAMACAPGSGHIVRIPRPPQTPSALEHSYLTRILPSQA from the coding sequence ATGAATATCCCAGAACTGCTGGCACCTGCCGGCACCCCAGAGCACCTTGAAACCGCATTCGCCTATGGCGCAGATGCTGTCTATGCCGGCCAACCACGCTACTCTTTACGGGTGCGTAACAACAGTTTCAAAGATACTGCCACTCTGGGCGCAGGCATTGAACGAGCCCACGCTCTGGGCAAGCAGTTCTATCTGGTTTCCAACATAGCACCCCATAATGACAAAGTGCGCTCCTACTTGAGAGACTTGGAGCCGGTACTGGAATACAAACCAGACGCGCTGATCATGTCAGACCCAGGCTTGATCATGCTGGTGCGGGAGAAGTGGCCGGATCAACCTATTCACCTGTCGGTGCAGGCCAACGCCGTAAACTGGGCAACCGTGGAATTCTGGCGGCGCCAAGGTATCAGCCGGGTGATCCTGTCTCGGGAGCTCGCGTTGGGTGAAATCCGCGACATCCGCGAGCGCGTTCCGCAAATGGAGCTGGAGGTGTTCGTTCACGGCGCATTGTGCATGGCCTATTCCGGGCGCTGCCTGCTCTCCGGCTACATGAATCACCGGGACGCAAACCAAGGCGCCTGCACCAATGCCTGTCGCTGGAACTACAAAGAAGTTCAGCACACCCACGATCACACGGGCGACCTGATTGCCACATCAGCCCAAAGCGGTGTGCAAAGCTACGAGCCAAAAGAAATCCTGCTGGAAGAACCCAACCGCCCGGGCAGCTATATCCCCGCTTATGAAGATGAGCACGGCACCTACATTATGAACTCCCGGGATCTGCGGGCCGTGCAGCATGTGGCCGAGCTCGCAGCCATGGGCGTGCACTCCCTGAAAATTGAGGGGCGCACAAAAAGCACCTATTACGTGGCCCGCACTACCCAGATCTATCGCCGGGCTATTGATCAGGCCGCACAAGGCAAAGCCTTCGACATGGGCCTAATGAACGAACTGGAAGCGCTGTCCAACCGTGGCTACACCGAAGGCTTTCTGCGCCGCCACATGCCTCAGGAATACCAGACCTACGAAAGAGGTTCATCCTACTTGGGCACTCAGCAGGTGGTGGGCACCATCACCCATGACGACGGCCAATGGCTCACCATCGACGTGAAAAACAAGTTTGCCCCAGGCGACCAACTTGAACTGATCACACCCTCCGGCAATCTCCTATTTTCGATACCGGTTATAGAAAACCGCAGCGGCGTAGCTATGGCGTGCGCGCCCGGCAGCGGCCATATCGTTCGTATCCCTCGCCCGCCTCAAACGCCCAGTGCGCTGGAACACAGTTATCTGACCCGCATTCTGCCCTCACAAGCCTGA
- the sufB gene encoding Fe-S cluster assembly protein SufB encodes MATTEQEVNELIKREYEHGFVTEIEVDTFEPGLNEDVIARLSEIKKEPEFMLEWRLKAYRNWLEMKEPDWAHLGYTKVDYDSISYYSAPKRKEDMPQSLDDVDPELLKTYERLGIPLHEHAQLAGVAVDAVFDSVSVATTFKEPLAKAGVIFCSISEAVRDYPELVQKYLGSVVPHTDNFFAGLNAAVFSDGTFVYVPKGVRCPMELSTYFRINAANTGQFERTLIIADEGSYVSYLEGCTAPMRDENQLHAAVVELVALDDAQIKYSTVQNWYPGDENGKGGIFNFVTKRAACIGKNSKVSWTQVETGSAITWKYPSCILRGENSVGEFYSVALTHNYQQADTGTKMIHLGKNTSSTIIAKGISAGKSSNVYRGLVKFGPRAEGARNFTQCDSLLIGDRCGAHTFPYIESLNKTAIVEHEATTSKVSDEQMFLCRQRGINPEQAVSMIVNGFCKEVFKELPMEFAVEAGKLLEVSLEGSVG; translated from the coding sequence ATGGCGACCACCGAACAAGAGGTGAACGAACTGATCAAACGGGAATACGAGCACGGTTTCGTAACAGAAATCGAAGTTGATACGTTCGAACCCGGTTTGAATGAAGACGTTATCGCCCGCCTTTCTGAAATTAAGAAAGAGCCGGAATTCATGCTGGAATGGCGCCTGAAAGCCTATCGTAACTGGCTAGAGATGAAAGAGCCCGATTGGGCACACTTGGGCTACACAAAAGTCGACTACGACTCGATTTCCTACTATTCCGCGCCCAAGCGTAAAGAAGACATGCCCCAGAGCCTCGATGACGTAGATCCCGAGCTGCTGAAAACCTATGAGAGGCTGGGCATCCCCTTGCACGAGCATGCACAGCTCGCTGGCGTGGCAGTGGACGCAGTATTTGACTCCGTCTCGGTAGCCACCACCTTCAAGGAGCCGCTGGCGAAAGCAGGCGTTATTTTCTGCTCAATCTCAGAAGCGGTGCGCGACTACCCGGAGTTGGTTCAGAAATACCTCGGATCCGTTGTGCCCCACACAGATAACTTCTTTGCTGGGCTTAACGCCGCAGTCTTCTCCGACGGCACCTTCGTTTACGTTCCCAAAGGCGTTCGCTGCCCCATGGAACTGTCCACGTATTTCCGCATCAACGCGGCAAACACCGGCCAGTTCGAGCGCACGCTGATCATTGCCGACGAAGGCAGCTATGTTAGCTACCTGGAAGGCTGCACCGCCCCCATGCGCGACGAAAACCAGCTGCACGCAGCGGTCGTCGAGCTGGTTGCACTGGACGACGCCCAGATCAAGTACTCCACAGTACAGAACTGGTACCCGGGCGATGAAAATGGCAAAGGCGGCATCTTCAACTTCGTCACCAAGCGCGCAGCCTGCATCGGCAAGAACTCTAAAGTTTCCTGGACTCAGGTGGAGACGGGTTCTGCGATTACTTGGAAATACCCGAGCTGCATTCTGCGTGGCGAGAACAGTGTCGGTGAGTTCTACTCAGTAGCACTTACCCACAACTACCAGCAGGCTGACACCGGCACCAAGATGATTCATCTGGGCAAAAACACCTCCAGCACCATCATCGCCAAGGGTATTTCAGCCGGTAAAAGTTCAAACGTCTATCGTGGTCTGGTCAAATTCGGCCCGCGTGCAGAAGGTGCGCGTAATTTCACCCAGTGTGACTCGCTATTAATCGGCGACCGCTGCGGTGCGCACACCTTCCCGTACATTGAGAGCCTGAATAAAACCGCGATTGTTGAACACGAGGCGACCACGTCAAAGGTCAGTGACGAGCAAATGTTCCTTTGCCGTCAACGTGGCATCAATCCGGAGCAGGCCGTTTCCATGATCGTGAACGGTTTCTGTAAAGAAGTTTTCAAGGAACTTCCCATGGAGTTTGCGGTTGAAGCCGGCAAGCTTCTGGAAGTCAGCCTAGAGGGTTCTGTCGGCTAA
- a CDS encoding aminotransferase class V-fold PLP-dependent enzyme — protein sequence MNDLSMAITATQKAFDVQAIRRDFPILSQQVNGKPLVYLDNGASAQKPSVVLDAMDRYYREIHSNVHRGAHTLGDRATAAFEGARETVRSFLNAGSTQEIIWTKGTTEAINLVANGLAPRLKVGDEILVSHMEHHANIVPWQMIAERTGAKVVPIQVTPEGELDMESFNSLLSDRTRVLAVTHVSNVLGTINPVADMMSQAKARGITTLLDGAQAVPHFQPDVQALDCDFYVFSSHKLFGPTGIGVLYGKAALLEDMPPYQGGGEMIERVSFEGTTWNTLPYKFEAGTPAIAEAIGLGAAIDYLNRLDRTAIEAAENALLERANQLVETVPGMSIIGTAKHKVPVMSFKIDGLHPSDIGTLLDQQGIAIRTGHHCAMPLMDFYGVPGTARASFAFYNTLDEVDQLFTALQKVQRLFA from the coding sequence ATGAACGACCTGTCCATGGCAATTACAGCTACTCAGAAGGCGTTTGATGTACAAGCCATTCGCCGGGATTTCCCCATCCTGTCTCAGCAGGTAAATGGAAAACCGCTGGTGTATCTGGATAACGGCGCGTCGGCCCAAAAGCCGTCCGTTGTTCTGGATGCCATGGATCGCTATTACCGGGAAATACACTCCAACGTACACCGGGGCGCCCACACCCTAGGCGACCGGGCAACAGCAGCGTTTGAAGGCGCACGGGAAACCGTTCGCAGCTTTCTGAACGCCGGCAGCACCCAGGAAATCATCTGGACCAAGGGCACCACTGAGGCTATCAACCTGGTAGCAAATGGTCTGGCGCCACGCCTAAAAGTCGGTGACGAAATTCTGGTGAGCCACATGGAGCACCACGCCAACATCGTGCCCTGGCAGATGATCGCCGAGCGTACAGGCGCTAAGGTGGTGCCGATTCAGGTCACCCCAGAAGGCGAGCTAGACATGGAATCGTTCAACAGCCTGCTGAGTGATCGCACCCGCGTTCTTGCTGTCACCCACGTCTCCAACGTACTGGGCACTATCAACCCGGTTGCAGACATGATGAGCCAGGCAAAAGCTCGCGGCATCACCACCCTACTTGATGGCGCCCAGGCAGTACCGCACTTTCAACCAGATGTGCAGGCGCTGGATTGCGACTTTTACGTGTTCTCGTCCCACAAGCTATTCGGCCCAACCGGCATTGGCGTACTTTACGGCAAAGCCGCGTTGCTGGAAGACATGCCTCCGTACCAAGGCGGCGGCGAGATGATTGAGCGGGTCTCTTTTGAGGGCACAACGTGGAACACCCTGCCCTATAAATTTGAGGCAGGCACACCGGCTATCGCCGAAGCGATAGGCCTTGGTGCCGCTATCGACTACCTGAACCGCCTCGACAGAACGGCTATAGAAGCGGCAGAAAACGCCTTGCTGGAGCGCGCCAACCAACTGGTTGAAACCGTCCCTGGCATGAGCATTATTGGTACCGCAAAGCACAAAGTGCCTGTGATGTCCTTTAAAATCGATGGCTTGCACCCCAGTGACATAGGGACTTTACTGGATCAGCAAGGGATCGCTATTCGCACCGGCCATCACTGCGCAATGCCACTGATGGATTTCTACGGAGTTCCCGGTACAGCCCGGGCCTCCTTTGCGTTCTACAATACACTGGATGAGGTGGATCAATTGTTTACCGCCTTACAGAAAGTCCAGCGCCTATTTGCCTGA
- the sufD gene encoding Fe-S cluster assembly protein SufD gives MKPAPTLSTAFLHPAGQALPEPLLALRKQRGAALVDMPLPTRKTENWKYSSKYLKLTDEMAISLPTAGKTGSALAVPGYKVVFNNGVMMPEASEYPDLNNILIQRFGDLSDAEASDLAERLDSTLNSKAVQLAGLNSARFEDGLVIRLKPDAVLDQPLFVIHEVTADASGSAFPRIFVDAGRNSQMTLVEEYISSGQEAVMVNSVTEFTLAEGANVTNVRLSMGGENVQHIGATGVLQQRSSRFESHCVGFGGPLRRHDLQVRLEGEGAECKLNGVVVTQGTQHYDNHTIIEHVAAHCDSEETYRNIAADKSHAVFNGRIHIHQDAQKSNANMNNKNLLLSTGAEIDTKPELEIYADDVKCAHGATIGQLDEESLFYLVSRGIGRREANVLLTMAFINELVVQIPVEAVRDTVQTRLNQFFDQAFEEA, from the coding sequence ATGAAACCAGCACCCACTCTTTCCACCGCGTTTCTGCACCCGGCTGGCCAGGCGCTACCAGAACCACTGCTCGCTCTGCGCAAGCAGCGCGGTGCCGCCCTGGTAGATATGCCACTGCCAACGCGTAAAACGGAAAACTGGAAGTATTCCAGCAAGTACCTGAAACTGACCGACGAGATGGCCATCTCACTGCCCACTGCCGGCAAAACCGGCAGCGCATTGGCGGTTCCCGGCTACAAGGTGGTTTTTAACAACGGCGTTATGATGCCGGAAGCCAGCGAGTATCCGGATCTGAACAACATTCTTATCCAGCGCTTCGGCGATCTATCCGACGCAGAAGCCAGCGACCTGGCCGAGCGCCTGGACAGCACCCTAAACAGCAAAGCCGTGCAACTGGCTGGCCTGAACTCGGCCCGCTTTGAAGATGGCCTGGTAATTCGGCTGAAGCCGGATGCGGTTCTTGATCAACCATTGTTTGTCATCCATGAGGTGACAGCAGATGCCAGTGGCTCTGCCTTCCCACGGATTTTTGTGGACGCCGGCCGCAACAGCCAGATGACTCTGGTTGAGGAATATATTTCCAGCGGCCAAGAAGCGGTTATGGTGAACTCCGTAACCGAATTCACTCTTGCTGAAGGCGCGAATGTTACCAACGTCCGTTTAAGCATGGGCGGTGAAAACGTTCAACACATAGGTGCCACGGGCGTACTGCAGCAGCGCAGCTCCCGCTTTGAGAGCCACTGCGTGGGCTTTGGCGGCCCCCTTCGCCGCCACGATCTACAAGTACGACTAGAAGGCGAAGGCGCTGAGTGCAAGCTTAACGGCGTAGTTGTTACCCAAGGCACGCAGCATTACGACAACCACACCATCATCGAACATGTGGCGGCCCACTGCGACAGCGAAGAAACCTATCGCAACATTGCCGCGGACAAGTCACACGCGGTGTTCAACGGCCGGATTCATATTCACCAGGACGCCCAAAAGTCCAACGCGAATATGAACAACAAGAACCTGCTGCTCTCTACCGGTGCGGAAATCGACACCAAGCCCGAGCTTGAAATCTACGCAGATGACGTCAAGTGCGCCCACGGCGCAACCATCGGTCAGCTCGACGAAGAATCGCTGTTCTACTTGGTCTCACGGGGCATTGGTCGCCGAGAAGCCAACGTACTGCTGACCATGGCATTCATCAACGAGCTGGTAGTACAGATTCCGGTGGAAGCCGTAAGAGATACGGTGCAAACGCGCCTGAACCAGTTCTTTGACCAAGCATTCGAGGAGGCCTGA
- the sufT gene encoding putative Fe-S cluster assembly protein SufT: protein MQEREVVLTKREVEARLVPTGTEIMIPVDSFVTITQSLGGTFTVAVNGNLCRIEGHNADALGKKPLESSFETPADGTINENQVWEAVRNCYDPEIPVNVVDLGLIYECRIENGTPEGNHIFILMTLTAAGCGMGPVIADDVKTKVEHLPNVDKVTVELTFDPPWNNDMLTDEAKLELGML from the coding sequence ATGCAAGAACGTGAAGTCGTCCTGACCAAACGCGAGGTGGAAGCCCGCCTTGTTCCAACCGGAACAGAGATCATGATTCCGGTAGATAGCTTTGTAACCATCACACAGTCACTGGGTGGCACGTTTACCGTTGCGGTTAATGGCAACCTTTGTCGCATCGAAGGTCACAACGCCGACGCCCTGGGCAAGAAGCCACTTGAAAGCAGCTTCGAGACGCCCGCCGACGGAACCATCAACGAAAACCAGGTATGGGAAGCCGTACGCAACTGCTACGACCCGGAGATTCCGGTTAACGTGGTAGATCTGGGTTTGATTTACGAGTGCCGAATCGAAAACGGCACCCCAGAAGGCAATCACATCTTTATTCTGATGACCCTCACCGCCGCCGGTTGTGGCATGGGCCCCGTCATTGCAGATGACGTGAAGACCAAAGTAGAGCACCTACCCAACGTGGACAAGGTAACCGTAGAGCTAACGTTTGATCCGCCCTGGAACAACGACATGCTCACCGACGAAGCCAAGCTAGAATTGGGAATGTTGTAA